In a single window of the Neodiprion virginianus isolate iyNeoVirg1 chromosome 1, iyNeoVirg1.1, whole genome shotgun sequence genome:
- the LOC124308736 gene encoding phosphoinositide 3-kinase regulatory subunit 4 isoform X3 codes for MGNQLVGIAPSQIFPVEHYLTDHNDLQFDINLGSTRFFKVARARSQEGLIVVKVFAIHDPTLPLSTYKDKLEDIRSKLASAVNCLPFQRTILTEKAGFIMREFVKCSLYDRISTRPFLSSIEKKWITFQVLYALHQAHKFGVCHGDIKLENIMITSWNWVLLTDFASFKPTYLPEDNPADFSYFFDTSRRRTCYIAPERFVKTLSSELSNTMLLPEQEVKTGDLHPMMDIFSAGCALTELFNEGHPPFDFSQLLAYRNGEYSASKHLDKIEDSEMRALLASMLERNPANRKSAEIYLAQERGKIFPEYFYSFLQSYMLIFSAAPILSPDEKINRLRKDIANIINILKTESKEKSNPSESSASGCLKLDDKNSASVNELVNRENIAKFVQSIEEKEKIDEEKAMKDVKTSEHLEGLIIITQLVTSCIRGLHHSQSKLQSLDILLQLAENTTDETILDRILPYIFHLVHDPAPRVRVSALHTLTKCLYLVKSIPPTDVNIFPEYILPGLSHVTLDDAVIVRAAYAENIAHLAHIALRYLKNSHLTNSSNKEGLKPSYESELQTLHEMVQQSVAMLVTDSQNLVKQTLMENSLTKLCVFFGKQKANDVILSHIITFLNDKDDKQLRGSFFDCIVGVAAYVGWHSSSILMPLLQQGLTDPEEFVTTKAINAMATLTELGLLHKSALYQLLSESVVFLVHPNLWIRHAIVGFISASARTLNLVDVQCKVQTMIQPYLRHPLIQIEKEVLLLEALVAPIPRIVYDSVIKYNDIDELFRVFEQRQKARVKAISGIIPQYSDMSTTLKNLFRRLSSEAMTEMEEDQLLMMKPHLLKINKHRQSIEAKQGMNKSSVGKLELNLIKDKVRHHMVVLYPDTKSDLGMNAFKKIDRRTPDSIVTHATMNQEWRTMFAAQDSVQHTIVKMSDMTGGGSSPSNSVHGGDIHLSPQHSLTDVNSMNDHSLHERSYIQFYILRARLLIKIT; via the exons ATGGGTAACCAGCTGGTGGGGATTGCTCCCAGTCAAATATTTCCTGTCGAGCATTATTTGACAGATCACAACGATCTCCAATTTGACATAAA TCTAGGAAGTACCAGATTTTTCAAAGTCGCTCGAGCCCGCAGCCAGGAAGGTCTCATAGTGGTCAAAGTATTTGCCATCCATGACCCGACGCTGCCATTATCCACGTATAAAGACAAACTGGAGGATATCAGGTCGAAACTCGCATCAGCTGTAAACTGCCTACCCTTTCAGCGAACTATT CTAACGGAAAAAGCTGGATTTATAATGAGAGAGTTTGTTAAGTGCTCTCTCTATGACAGAATTAGCACAAGACCTTTTTTGTCcagtatagaaaaaaaatggatcacTTTTCAAGTGCTTTATGCTTTACATCAAGCTCATAAG TTTGGCGTATGTCACGGTGATATCaaacttgaaaatataatgataACTAGCTGGAATTGGGTATTGTTAACTGACTTTGCAAGTTTCAAACCAACCTACTTACCTGAGGACAACCCAGCCGACTTTTCATACTTCTTTGATACTTCGAGGCGGAG GACATGTTACATAGCGCCGGAACGCTTTGTCAAGACATTGTCATCAGAATTGAGCAATACAATGTTGTTACCAGAACAGGAAGTCAAAACAGGAGACCTACATCCTATGATGGATATATTTTCTGCTGGATGTGCCCTAACCGAATTGTTCAACGAAGGACACCCCCCCTTTGACTTTTCCCAACTTTTAG cATATAGAAACGGAGAATACTCAGCAAGTAAACACCTGGATAAAATTGAAGATAGTGAAATGAGAGCGCTGTTGGCATCAATGTTAGAAAGAAATCCTGCAAACAGAAAGAGTGCTGAAATATACTTGGCTCAAGAACGTGGCAAGATTTTtccagaatatttttattcgtttcttcaGTCATACATGCTGATATTTTCAGCTGCACCGATACTTTCACCAGATGAAAAGATAAACAGACTCAGAAAAGATATAgctaatataataaatatattaaagaCTGAAAGCAAGGAGAAATCAAACCCGAGCGAGTCTTCTGCGTCTGGTTGCCTCAAACTAGATGATAAAAATTCGGCATCAGTGAACGAATTGGTTAATAGAGAGAACATAGCAAAATTTGTTCAAtctattgaagaaaaagaaaaaatcgatgaaGAGAAAGCTATGAAGGATGTAAAAACCAGTGAACATCTGGAAGGACTTATTATAATAACTCAACTAGTCACTTCTTGCATCCGAGGCTTACACCATTCACAATCGAAACTACAAAGCTTGGACATTTTATTGCAACTCGCAGAAAACACTACTGACGAAACGATTTTGGACAGAATTCTACCTTATATA TTCCATTTGGTTCACGACCCAGCGCCACGTGTAAGAGTTTCTGCACTACACACATTAACGAAATGTTTATATCTGGTCAAGTCTATCCCCCCCACAGACGTAAACATATTTCCAGAATACATACTGCCGGGATTGTCTCATGTAACGCTAGATGACGCTGTGATAGTTAGGGCAGCATATGCAGAAAACATTGCACACTTGGCTCACATAGCTCTGcggtatttgaaaaattctcatttGACGAATTCGAGTAATAAAGAAGGACTAAAGCCGAGCTACGAGAGTGAACTTCAAACACTGCATGAGATG GTTCAACAATCAGTTGCAATGCTGGTGACAGACTCTCAGAATCTGGTAAAACAGACCTTGATGGAGAATAGCTTAACAAAGCTGTGTGTATTTTTCGGAAAACAAAAAGCGAACGATGTGATACTGAGCCACATAATAACGTTTTTAAATGATAAGGACGACAAACAGCTCAGAGGGTCGTTTTTTGACTGTATTGTCGGGGTTGCAGCCTACGTTGGCTGGCACAGCAGTTCCATTTTGATGCCTCTGCTTCAGCAGGGTCTCACCGACCCTGAAGAGTTTGTCACTACTAAAGCTATTAACGCTATGGCAACACTCACCGAGCTTGGCCTTCTGCATAAATCGGCTCTGTATCAATTGCTTTCAGAAAGTGTAGTTTTCTTG gttcATCCCAATTTATGGATTCGACATGCAATTGTGGGTTTCATTTCGGCCTCAGCAAGGACTTTAAATCTAGTCGATGTCCAGTGTAAAGTTCAAACAATGATTCAACCATATTTAAGACATCCATTGATACAAATTGAAAAGGAGGTTTTGCTGTTGGAGGCTCTAGTTGCTCCAATTCCGCGAATTGTTTATGACTCTGTCATTAAATACAATGATATAGATGAATTATTCCGAGTTTTCGAGCAGAGGCAGAAGGCTCGGGTAAAAGCAATCTCTGGTATTATTCCACAGTACAGTGATATGAGTACtacattgaaaaat TTGTTCAGAAGATTAAGTTCAGAGGCAATGACAGAAATGGAGGAGGATCAATTATTGATGATGAAACCgcatttattgaaaatcaataaacATCGACAGTCAATAGAAGCAAAACAAGGAATGAACAAGTCTTCAGTCGGGAAACTTGAGTTGAATCTTATAAAGGACAAAGTGCGTCATCACATGGTTGTCTTATATCCTGACACAAAAAGTGATCTCGGCATGAATgcgttcaaaaaaattgatcgcaGAACTCCCGATAGTATTGTTACACACGCTACTATGAATCAGGAATGGCGTACGATGTTCGCTGCACAAGACAGTGTACAG CATACAATTGTAAAGATGTCGGATATGACTGGAGGTGGAAGTAGTCCCAGCAACAGTGTCCATGGTGGGGATATACATTTGTCGCCACAGCACAGCCTGACAGATGTAAACAGTATGAACGATCACTCCCTGCATGAAAGATCTTATATTCAAT TTTACATTCTGCGTGCACGattattaatcaaaattaCCTGA